The following coding sequences are from one Plectropomus leopardus isolate mb chromosome 10, YSFRI_Pleo_2.0, whole genome shotgun sequence window:
- the tyw5 gene encoding tRNA wybutosine-synthesizing protein 5 isoform X2, which translates to MEQQEKVAVPIFSQVDKEIFLRDIYPERRPAVLRGMCLGPCLEKWTVEYLGHKGGDKELHVFSHRTLPFRDFVKRASERKHSDFFLCEDESYYLRSLGEDVRKEPADLSKQFPDLAEDFHIPHFFEPEQFFSSVFRISSCALQLWTHYDVMDNLLAQVTGMKRVVLYSPQDALHLYLSGDKSEVLDIDCPDLTRFPEFVKARRFECVLEPGDVLFIPALWFHNTLALQFGVGVNVFWRHLPADSYDRKDPYGNKDPVAATRALQALERALHTLDELPADYRDFYGRRMIQRIQKRTYCDNLSSTTTEDSTLPRSQFTKPG; encoded by the exons CGCAGACCAGCCGTGCTGAGAGGGATGTGTCTGGGACCATGCCTGGAGAAGTGGACAGTTGAATACCTTGGACATAAAGGGGGAGACAAGGAG CTGCACGTCTTTTCTCACAGGACTCTGCCATTCAGGGACTTTGTGAAAAGAGCATCTGAGAGGAAACACTCTGACTTCTTCCTGTGTGAG GATGAGAGCTATTATCTTCGCTCACTGGGAGAGGACGTACGAAAG GAACCTGCTGATCTGAGCAAACAGTTCCCAGATTTGGCCGAGGATTTTCACATCCCGCACTTCTTTGAACCCGAGCAGTTTTTCTCCAGCGTCTTCCGCATCAGCTCCTGTGCTCTGCAGCTGTGGACACACTACGAT GTGATGGATAACCTGCTGGCTCAGGTGACGGGGATGAAGAGAGTGGTGCTCTACAGCCCCCAGGATGCATTGCACCTCTACCTGTCAG GTGATAAATCCGAGGTCCTCGACATCGATTGCCCAGACCTGACACGCTTTCCTGAGTTTGTGAAGGCAAGGAGATTTGAGTGTGTGCTGGAGCCTGGAGATGTGCTGTTTATCCCTG CCCTGTGGTTCCATAACACCCTGGCACTGCAGTTTGGTGTGGGTGTGAATGTGTTCTGGCGCCATTTACCTGCTGACAGCTATGACAGGAAGGACCCGTACGGTAACAAGGACCCTGTGGCTGCGACTCGGGCCCTTCAGGCCCTGGAGAGAGCACTACACACTCTGGATGAGCTCCCGGCAGATTACCGAGACTTTTATGGACGCCGCATGATCCAACGCATTCAAAAGCGGACCTACTGTGACAATCTGTCGAGCACAACGACAGAGGACAGCACATTACCCAGAAGTCAGTTTACCAAACCTGGATGA
- the tyw5 gene encoding tRNA wybutosine-synthesizing protein 5 isoform X3 encodes MCLGPCLEKWTVEYLGHKGGDKEVKIHVSTVPQMDFLHKNFVYKTLPFRDFVKRASERKHSDFFLCEDESYYLRSLGEDVRKEPADLSKQFPDLAEDFHIPHFFEPEQFFSSVFRISSCALQLWTHYDVMDNLLAQVTGMKRVVLYSPQDALHLYLSGDKSEVLDIDCPDLTRFPEFVKARRFECVLEPGDVLFIPALWFHNTLALQFGVGVNVFWRHLPADSYDRKDPYGNKDPVAATRALQALERALHTLDELPADYRDFYGRRMIQRIQKRTYCDNLSSTTTEDSTLPRSQFTKPG; translated from the exons ATGTGTCTGGGACCATGCCTGGAGAAGTGGACAGTTGAATACCTTGGACATAAAGGGGGAGACAAGGAGGTGAAGATTCACGTATCCACTGTGCCACAGATGGACTTCCTtcacaaaaactttgtttacaa GACTCTGCCATTCAGGGACTTTGTGAAAAGAGCATCTGAGAGGAAACACTCTGACTTCTTCCTGTGTGAG GATGAGAGCTATTATCTTCGCTCACTGGGAGAGGACGTACGAAAG GAACCTGCTGATCTGAGCAAACAGTTCCCAGATTTGGCCGAGGATTTTCACATCCCGCACTTCTTTGAACCCGAGCAGTTTTTCTCCAGCGTCTTCCGCATCAGCTCCTGTGCTCTGCAGCTGTGGACACACTACGAT GTGATGGATAACCTGCTGGCTCAGGTGACGGGGATGAAGAGAGTGGTGCTCTACAGCCCCCAGGATGCATTGCACCTCTACCTGTCAG GTGATAAATCCGAGGTCCTCGACATCGATTGCCCAGACCTGACACGCTTTCCTGAGTTTGTGAAGGCAAGGAGATTTGAGTGTGTGCTGGAGCCTGGAGATGTGCTGTTTATCCCTG CCCTGTGGTTCCATAACACCCTGGCACTGCAGTTTGGTGTGGGTGTGAATGTGTTCTGGCGCCATTTACCTGCTGACAGCTATGACAGGAAGGACCCGTACGGTAACAAGGACCCTGTGGCTGCGACTCGGGCCCTTCAGGCCCTGGAGAGAGCACTACACACTCTGGATGAGCTCCCGGCAGATTACCGAGACTTTTATGGACGCCGCATGATCCAACGCATTCAAAAGCGGACCTACTGTGACAATCTGTCGAGCACAACGACAGAGGACAGCACATTACCCAGAAGTCAGTTTACCAAACCTGGATGA
- the tyw5 gene encoding tRNA wybutosine-synthesizing protein 5 isoform X1 — protein sequence MEQQEKVAVPIFSQVDKEIFLRDIYPERRPAVLRGMCLGPCLEKWTVEYLGHKGGDKEVKIHVSTVPQMDFLHKNFVYKTLPFRDFVKRASERKHSDFFLCEDESYYLRSLGEDVRKEPADLSKQFPDLAEDFHIPHFFEPEQFFSSVFRISSCALQLWTHYDVMDNLLAQVTGMKRVVLYSPQDALHLYLSGDKSEVLDIDCPDLTRFPEFVKARRFECVLEPGDVLFIPALWFHNTLALQFGVGVNVFWRHLPADSYDRKDPYGNKDPVAATRALQALERALHTLDELPADYRDFYGRRMIQRIQKRTYCDNLSSTTTEDSTLPRSQFTKPG from the exons CGCAGACCAGCCGTGCTGAGAGGGATGTGTCTGGGACCATGCCTGGAGAAGTGGACAGTTGAATACCTTGGACATAAAGGGGGAGACAAGGAGGTGAAGATTCACGTATCCACTGTGCCACAGATGGACTTCCTtcacaaaaactttgtttacaa GACTCTGCCATTCAGGGACTTTGTGAAAAGAGCATCTGAGAGGAAACACTCTGACTTCTTCCTGTGTGAG GATGAGAGCTATTATCTTCGCTCACTGGGAGAGGACGTACGAAAG GAACCTGCTGATCTGAGCAAACAGTTCCCAGATTTGGCCGAGGATTTTCACATCCCGCACTTCTTTGAACCCGAGCAGTTTTTCTCCAGCGTCTTCCGCATCAGCTCCTGTGCTCTGCAGCTGTGGACACACTACGAT GTGATGGATAACCTGCTGGCTCAGGTGACGGGGATGAAGAGAGTGGTGCTCTACAGCCCCCAGGATGCATTGCACCTCTACCTGTCAG GTGATAAATCCGAGGTCCTCGACATCGATTGCCCAGACCTGACACGCTTTCCTGAGTTTGTGAAGGCAAGGAGATTTGAGTGTGTGCTGGAGCCTGGAGATGTGCTGTTTATCCCTG CCCTGTGGTTCCATAACACCCTGGCACTGCAGTTTGGTGTGGGTGTGAATGTGTTCTGGCGCCATTTACCTGCTGACAGCTATGACAGGAAGGACCCGTACGGTAACAAGGACCCTGTGGCTGCGACTCGGGCCCTTCAGGCCCTGGAGAGAGCACTACACACTCTGGATGAGCTCCCGGCAGATTACCGAGACTTTTATGGACGCCGCATGATCCAACGCATTCAAAAGCGGACCTACTGTGACAATCTGTCGAGCACAACGACAGAGGACAGCACATTACCCAGAAGTCAGTTTACCAAACCTGGATGA